CCGCGCAGATCGCGGCACGCCCGGTCGGCCTCCTGCTCGGGCTCGAGCTGTCGCGAAACCCGTTCCAGACCCATCCGAGCTACAAGGCGATCGCGCATTTGCCGCTGACGGAGCGGCTGGCGCGGTTGCACCAGAGCGAGGTGCGCAAGGCGATCCTCAGCGAGACGGCGACGTCGACCGACGATCCGCTGTTCTTCCGTCCGAACTACGACAAGATGTTCCTGCTCGGCGATCCCCCCGACTACGAGCAGCCGCCGGAGAACGCGCTGGGCCCGCAGGCGCGCAGGCAGGGCCGCCAGCCGGAGGAGCTCGCCTATGATGCGATGCTGTCGGGAGAGGGCCGCGGCATGCTCTACGTGCCGTTCCTCAATTATGCCGACGGCAATCTCGATGCGACGCGCGAGATGCTGATCGATCCGCAATCGGTGCCGGGCCTGTCCGACGGCGGCGCGCATTGCGGCATCATCTGCGATGCCAGCTTCCCGACCTATCTGCTGACGCACTGGACGCGCGACCGCAAGCGCGGCGAGAAGCTGACGATCCCGTTCGTGGTCGCCGCGCAGTCGCGCAAGACCGCGCTCTCGGTCGGCCTCACCGATCGCGGGCTTATCGCGCCCGGCTACAAGGCCGACGTCAACGTGATCGACTACGACCGCCTGCACCTGCATCCGCCGAAGGTGCATTACGATCTGCCGGTCGGCGGTCGCAGGCTGTTGCAGGATGTCGACGGCTATGAGGCGACGATCGTGTCGGGCGTGCTGACGCGGCGGCACGGCGAGGCCACGGGGCAGCGGCCGGGCAAGCTGATTCGTGGCGCGCAGGGGATGAATTAGGCGAGGGCTGTCGCTGAGGCGCACAAGCCGCGCCTCACTCCCCGCTGTCGTCCCCGCGAACGCGGGGACCCATAACCACAGGGAGAAATTTGGCGAAGACTCGGAGTTACGAGCTTCCGCCAAACTTCTCCCTGTGGTTATGGATCCCGGATCGGCGCTCCGCTTCGCTGCGCTTGTCCGGGACGACAGTTGTGGTTGGGGCGAACAGCTTGCCTTGCAGCCCGCTTACGTCGGCGAGACCGCGCCTTTCAGCGGGGCGGGCTGCGCCGCCGCACCACCCGTGAGCCTCGCCTTTTCCGTGTTCGGCCAGAGCAGCAAGAGGCCGAGCAGGCCAGAGCCGACCATGACGGCGGCGTTGATGCTGAAGCCGGTCATGTAGCCATCGAGCATGCTGCCGGCGTGCTGGATCACGGTGCCCATCACGTTCGGCGCGATGATGCCCGAGAGCGTGTAGAGCGCTCCGTAGATCGCGAGGATGGCGCCGCGCTGCGATACCGGCGTGAACTCGCCGAGCATGGGCGGGCAGACGACGTAGATCGCGCCGCACAGGCCGGTGCCGACCACGAGCAGGACGATCTGGAAGCTCGCGCCCTGGACATGCGGCATCATCGCCAGGATCAGCCCGCCGATCACCAGCGGCACCGCGCCGAGCACGCCGCGGGCGATGCGGGTGTTGTAGCCGCGGGCCATCATCACCTGCGAGATCCACCCCGTGAGAATCACGATGGTGGCACCGAACACCCAGGGCAGGATCGAGATGAAGCCAGCCTGGCTCTGCGAGAAGCCGAGACCCTTGACGATGAAAGGCGTGAACCAGGTGAGGCCGAGCGACAGCGCCCAGTAAGCGCCGAAGGTCGCCGCGACGCAGCCGATGAAGGTGCGCGAGGTGAGAAGCTGCAGGTAGGGAATCGCCGGCTCGGTCGCGGCCGAGACCTGCGTGCTCTCGAGCGGCCCTTCCTTGCCGAGCGCGAGCCAGGCCGCAACCCAGATCAGGCCTACGACGCCAAGGGCACCGAAGGCATAGTGCCAGGAGTGATTGACGATGACCCAGTTCAGCGCCGGCACCGCGAGGATGACGCCGAAGGCCGAGCCTTGCGACAGGATCGCGGTCGGCAGCGTGCGCTTCTCGTCGGGGAACCATTTGTAGATCGCGTGCGCGGCGACCGAGAAGGCCGGACCCTCGCCCGCGCCGAGCACGATGCGGCAGATCAGGAGCGTGGTGAAAGAGACGGTGCCGACCATCGGAAACTGTGCCAGCGCCCAGATCACGGCCAGCGTGAGCAGCACCCAGCGCGTCGGCACCTTGTTGACGATGAAGCCGACGACGATGGCCGAGATCGAGAACAGGAAGAAGAACGAGGAGCCGAGCAGGCCGAATTGCTCGGCGCTGAGCTTCATGTCGGTCATGATCGGCACGCCGGCGAGGCCGACGACGATCTTGTCGGCGAAGTTTACCAGCATGAAGAGAAAGAGCAGAAACGTGACGGTCCAGGCGCCCTTCGGCGTTTCTTTGGACGTCCCTGCCGTCGTACCCGCCGCGGACGGCATTCCCTGAGCGCTCATGATTCTCCCCGTCTGTGTTTTTTGGCACTTTTTTGATTTGGCCTTCGTGAAGCTAACAACGGCTGCGACAGCAACGCAACCCCGGCATTTCCCCACCAAGTGTGCTACGCAACATTTCCGTTAATTCCGCCCGGCGCCATTCATCGTGCTGACTATCCGAAATCTCTCCAAGACCTTCGCCTCGGCCGGTGAGCCGGTTCACGTGCTGCGCGGCGTCGATCTCGACCTTAGGGCAGGCGAGCGCGTGGCGCTGACCGGCGAGTCCGGCAGCGGCAAGAGCACGCTGCTGCACCTGATCGCCGGCCTCGATGCCGCCGACGGCGGCTCGATCCGGCTGGAGGATATCGAGGTCACCAAGCTCTCCGACGCCGGGCGCGCAGAGCTGCGGCGCGACCGCATCGGCCTCGTGTTCCAGCAGTTCAACCTGATCCCGTCTCTCTCGGTCGCCGACAATCTCGCCTTCCAGGCGCGGATCGCCGGCCGGCATGATGCGGCCTGGACCAAAGAGCTGGTCGAGCGGCTCGGGCTCGGCCAGCTGCTCAGGCGTTATCCGGAGCAATTATCGGGCGGCCAGCAGCAGCGCGTCGCGATCGGCCGCGCGCTCGCGACAAAGCCCTCGCTGCTGCTCGCGGACGAGCCGACCGGCAATCTGGACGAAGACACCGCCGACGACGTGCTGGCGCTGACGCGCGACCTCGTCGCGCGCACCGGCTGCGGCTTCCTGATGGTGACGCACAGCCTGCATCTGGCCGGCACGCTCGACCGCCACGTCACCCTGCATGCGGGGCGGATCGCATGAGACGCGCGCTGTGGGTCCTCGCCGTGCTGCTCAGCCATTGGCGGCGTCACAAGATGCAGTTCGCAACGCTCCTGATCGGCCTGATCGCGGCGACCGCCTTGTGGAGCGGCGTGCAGGCGATCAACCAGCAGGCCCGCAACGCCTATGACCGCGCCGCGGCGACATTCGGCGGCGTGCGCACGGCCATGCTGGTGGCGCCGAATGCGGCGACGTTCTCCCAAGACTTGTTCGTCAAGCTCCGCCGCGCCGGCTGGCCGGTCTCGCCAGTGCTGGAAGGACGCGTCCAGGTCAACGGACGCTCGGTGCGGCTGCTCGGCATCGAACCGGTGACTTTGCCGACCGATGTCGGCAACGCGCCGCGCCCTGGAGCCTCTGATTTGAGCGGCTTCGTTGCCCCGCCCGGTCAGACATTGGTGGCGCGGGAGACGCTGAGCGATCTGCAGGAGCAGGAGGGCGCGGCGCCACCGATCAGCAGCGGCGCAAAGCTGCCGCCGCTGCGCGTGCTGCCGCAGCTCGTACCCGATGTGCTAGTGGTCGATATCGGCGTGGCGCAGCGGCTGCTGAACAAGCCAGATCAGGTCTCGCGGCTCCTCATCGGCAAGCCGAAGGGCAAGCCGGCGCCGCTGCAAGACGTCGTCGGCGATCAGTTGCAACGGGTCGAGCCGAATGCGGAGACGGAGCTCGAGCGCCTCACCGACAGTTTTCATCTCAACCTCACGGCCTTCGGCCTGTTGTCGTTCTTCGTCGGCCTCTTCATCGTCAATTCGGCCGTGGGCCTCGCCTTCGAGCAGCGGCTGCCGATGCTGCGCACCTTGCGGGCCTGCGGTGCCTCGGCGCGGCTGGTCAACACGGTGCTGGTGATCGAGCTGGTGGCGCTGGCGCTGGTCGCAGGATTGATCGGGCTCGTCTGTGGCTATTTCATCGCGGCGGCGCTTCTCCCCGATGTCGCGGCCTCGCTGCGCGGGCTCTACGGCGCGCAGATCCCGGGGCAACTCACATTGCGGCCTGAATGGTGGCTCGCCGGGATCGGCATCAGCATTGCGGGCGCGCTTGTTGCGGCGGCGACCAGCCTGATCAAGGCGATCAGGATGCCGGTGCTGGCGACGGCGCAGCCGCGCGCCTGGCAGCAGCGGCAGCGGCGCTGGCTGATTCTGCAGAGCCTTGCCGCCGGCGCCGTGTTCGCGGTTGCGCTGCTGCTGCTTCATTACGGCGTGTCGCTGATCGCGGGATTCGGCGTGCTGGCGGCGCTGATGTTAGGTGCGGCGCTGATCCTGCCGGCCTTCCTCGAAATCATCCTGCTCGCCGGCCAGCGCACGGCGCAAGGTCCGCTATCGCTGTGGTTCTGGGCGGATAGCCGGCAACAGCTGTCGGGACTGTCGCTGGCGCTGATGGCGTTGCTGCTCGCGCTCGCCGTCAATGTCGGGGTGTCCACCATGGTGGAAACCTTCAGCCGCACCTTCATCGGCTGGCTCAACGGGCGGCTCGCCGCCGACGTCTACATCAGCGCGGCCGACAATTCGCAGGGCGTTGCGATCCGCAACTGGCTGAAGGAGCGCAGCGACGTACAGGCGATCCTGTCGGGCGGACGCGCCGAGACGCAGGTTCAGGGCCAGCCGGTGGAATTGTTCGGCCTGCCCGACCACCCGCTCTATCGCGAGCGCTGGCCGCTGCTGGAGACCGCGCCGCGCGCCTGGACTCAGCTCGTGCCGGGCAATGCCGCCTTCATCAGCGAGCAGCTCAGCCGCCGCCTCAACGTCCGCGTCGGCGATGTGATCGAGGTGCCGGCGCCGGGCGGGACGTGGGAGCTCGACATCGTCGGCATCTATGCCGATTACGGCAACCCCAAGGGCCAGCTCGCGGTGAATGTCGCGGCGCTGATCCGGCATTTTCCGCAGACGCCGCAGACCCGGATTGGCCTGATCGTCGCGAAGGACAATATCGCCGGCCTGATCGCGGCGCTGCAGAAGCAGTTCGCGCTCGACGATCGCAGCGTCGCCGACCAGGCGACGGTGAAGGCGGAATCGATCCGCATCTTCAATCGCACCTTTGCCGTCACGTCGGCGCTGAACGCCTTCACGCTCGGCGTCGCCGGCATTGCGCTCCTGACCAGCCTGCTGACGCTGGCGAACTCGCGCCTGCCGCAGCTCGCGCCGCTGTGGGCGGTCGGCATCACGCGGCCGCGCCTTGCCGCGATCGAGTTGACCAAGACGCTGTCGGTCGCGCTGTTCACCTCGCTCCTGGCCGTGCCGCTCGGGCTCCTGGTGGCGTGGTGCCTGATCGCGATCGTGAACGTAAAGGCGTTCGGCTGGCGGCTGCCGTTCCACGTCTTTCCGCTGCAACTGGTCGAGCTGGTTGCGGTGGCGCTGCTCGCTTCGCTGCTTGCAGCGCTGCTGCCGATGGTGCGGCTGGCGCGGATGCAGCCGGCGAGCCTCGTCAAGGTGTTTGCCAATGAGCGCTGATCGGATCTCCCGGCGCGCCTTTGCCGGCGGCCTCGCCGCACTCGCTCTCGCACGCCGCGCCAGCGCGCAAGGTTATGCCGGGCTCGGCGAGACCGCCGACGGCTTTGCCAAGGTGACGCCGGGAAAGGCCTTTGCTTTCCCAGCCGATCACGGGCCGCATCCGGAGTTTCGCATCGAATGGTGGTATCTCACGGCGAATCTCATCGACAGCAGCGGCGCGGCGTGCGGCCTGCAATGGACGCTGTTTCGGCAGGCGGCGCGGCCGGGGCCGCAAGGCGAAGGCTGGGCCAATCAGCAGATCTGGATGGCGCATGCCGCAGTGACGCGCGCAGGCACGCACCGCTTCAGCGAAGTGTTTTCGCGCGGCGGGATCGGACAGGCCGACGTCACGGACAAGCCGTTCGCGGCCTGGATCGATGATTGGGAGATGAAAGGTTTTGAAAAGACCGGCGACCACATCTTGGCGCCGTTGACGCTGAAGGCCTCGGGCACCGACTTCAGCTACGCGTTGACGCTGGAGGCCGATCGTCCGGTGGTGCTGCAGGGCGACCACGGCTACAGCCGCAAATCGGAGCGCGGACAGGCGTCGTATTATTACAGCCAGCCGTTCTATCGTGCGCGCGGCACGCTCACCATCGACGACAAGCCTGTCGATGTTTCCGGGCAAGCCTGGATGGACCGCGAATGGAGCAGCCAGCCGCTCGATGCCGACCAGACCGGCTGGGACTGGCTGTCGCTGCATCTCGCATCCGGCGACAAGCTGATGCTGTACCGGCTGCGCCAGAAGGACGGCAAGGATTATCCGTTCGGCAACTGGATCAGCGCCGCCGGCGACACACAGATGATTGCGGGCAATGATATCCAGATGAGTCCGAAAGCAACGGCCGAGGTCGCGGGCCGCAAGCTGCCGGTGGAATGGCAGATCGCGATTCCCTCGCGCTCGTTCTCGATTCTTTGCAAGCCGCTCAATCCGAAGGCATGGATGGGGACGGGCTTCTCCTATTGGGAGGGCCCGATCAGCTTTGCCGGCACGCATGACGGCGTTGGCTATCTCGAGTTGACGGGCTATTGAAGCGCGGTCTCTAAGGGGATTCGCGATGTATCATCTCACCGCTCTCGTCACGCTGCTGGCGATCGCATTTTATTTCTTCACCTGCATCAACGTCTCGCGCTCGCGCACCCAAACCGGCGTCAAGGTGCCGGCGATGTCGGGCCATCCGGATTTCGAGCGCGCGTTCCGCATCCAGATGAACACGCTGGAATGGATGCCGATCTTCCTGCCGGCACTCTGGTTGTTCGCGATCTATATCGGCGATGCCGTTGCGGCCGGGATCGGCGCGGTGTGGATCATCGGCCGCATCGTCTATTTCATCGGCTATTCGCAGGCCGCCGCAAAACGCGGCCCGGGTTTCGCGATCCAGGCGCTGGCCGCAATCGCGCTGTGGGCGGGGGCGTTGGGCGCGGTGGTGTTGCGGATGGTGTGAGGGAAGGTCGCGCCTCAATCTCAGTCGTCGTCCCGGACAAGCGCAGCGAAGCGAAGCGCCGATCCGGGACCCATATCCACAGGGAGTAGTTTGGCGCGAGCTGGTAACTCCGAGTCTCCGTAACCACACCGGCCTGTGGTTATGGGTCCCGGATCGGCGCGCGCTTGAGGCGCGCTTGTCCGGGACGACAGCGGAATGTGTGGCGCTGGCGCCGGACTCGGAGCTTCGAGATTCCGGGTTCGATGCTTCGCATCGCCCCGGAATGACGCTACGCGTCACTTCGTCAGCGGGCAGCCGCTGTCCTTGGCGGAGAAGAACGCCTTGTCGCCGGGAACGGTGGCGAGCAGCTTGTAATAATCCCAGGGCTTCTTCGACTCCGAGGGCTTCTTGACCTCGAACAGATACATGTCGTGGACCATGCGGCCGTTCTCGAGCACCTTGCCGCCTTGCGCGAAATCGTCGTTGACCGGTAGCTCCTTCAGCTTCTTGGAAACGGCCTCCGGGTCTTTGGTGCCGGCGGCCTTGACCGCCTTCAGGTAGCTCAGCGTCGCCGAATAGGTGCCGGCATGGATCATGCTCGGCATCCGGCCGGTGCGCTTGAGGAAGCGTTCGCCGAGATTGCGGGTCTTGTCGTTGAGATCCCAGTAATAGCCCTCGGTCAGCACCAGACCTTGCGCGGCCTGAAGACCGAGGCCGTTCACCTCGGCAAGCGTCATCAGGAGGCCCGCGAGCTTCTGGCCGCCGGAGACGATGCCAAACTCGGCCGCCTGCTTGATCGAGTTGGTGGTGTCGAGGCCGGCATTGGCGAGACCGACGATCTTCGCCTTCGAACTCTGCGCCTGCAGCAGGAAGGAGGAGAAGTCGGAGGAGTTGAGCGGCACGCGCACCGAGCCGACCACCTTGCCGCCATTGGCGGTGACGATCTCGCTGGTGTCCTTCTCCAGCGCATAGCCGAAGGCGTAGTCCGCGGTGAGGAAGAACCAGGTGTCGCCGCCGGCCTTGGTCAGCGCACCGCCGGTGCCGACGCCGAGCGCGCGGGTGTCATAGGCCCAGTGGAAGCCGTAGGGCTGGCAGGCATCGCCGGTGAGCCGCGAGGTCGCGGCGCCGACGACGATGTCGACCTTCTTCTTCTCCTTGGAAAGCTCGTGGACCGCGAGCGCGACCGAGGAGGTCGTCAGCTCCGTGATCATGTCGACGTTCTCGACGTCATACCAGCGCCGGGCGATCGAGGTCGCAAGGTCAGGCTTGTTCTGGTGGTCGGCGGTGACGAGCTCGATCTTCTGGCCCAAAACCTCGCCGCCAAAATCCTCGATCGCCATCTTGGCGGCCTCGACCGACCATTTGCCACCATAGTCGGCATAGACGCCGGACTGATCGTTGAGGATGCCGATCTTGACGCCTTGCGCGGAGGCCGGTGCCGCCAGCAGCAGGGCCGACATTGCGACGGCGGCCAAAAGGGATGATTTCATGAGTTAGCTCCCAGCAGTGTTCTGTTTTGAAATCGCGCGGATAGTAGTGAAGAACCCCGGCCCTGCCCATCCATTTCATGTTGGTCGTTAGTATGGAGGGAGCGCGCCAAACAACAGCTGTCGTCCCGGACGAGCGAAGCGAAGATCCGGGACCCATAACCACAGGGAGTGGTTTGACGAAGACTCGTGGTTACCCCCTTCGCGCCACCACTTCTCCCTGGGGTTATGGGTCCCCGCCTTCGCGGGGACGACAGCGGTGGGTGTGGAGGTGCCGATGGCAACCTGACCATCGTCAGGCCGCCACCTCCGGCTTCTTGTCGCGCCGCCCTTCGGCGAGGTTCCGCACCACGACGTAAAAGATCGGGGTGAACAGCAGCCCGAACAGCGTCACGCCGATCATGCCGAAGAACACGGCAACGCCGACCGCCTGCCGCATCTCCGAGCCGGAGCCACTCGAGATCACCAGCGGCAGGACGCCGAGGATGAAGGCGAAGGACGTCATCAGGATCGGCCGCAAACGCAGGCGGCAGGCCTCGATCACGGCCTCCAGCCGCGGCTTGCCTTCGTTCTCGATGTCGCGCGCGAACTCGACGATCAGGATCGCGTTCTTTGCAGCTAGCCCCACCAGCACCACGAAGCCGATCTGGGTCAGGACGTTGACGTCCTGCCCCATGATTCGCACGCCGATGGTGGCGGCGAGCAGGCACATCGGCACGATCAGGATCACCGCGAAGGGCAGCGTCCAGCTGCCATATTGCGCGGCGAGCACGAGATAGACGAACAGCACGCAGATCGGGAACACGTAGAGGCCCGCATTGCCGCCGGTGATCTGCTGATAGGACAGGTCGGTCCATTCGAAGGTAAAGCCGCTCGGCAAGATGTCGTCGGCGAGCTTCTTGATGGTGTTGAGCGCGGTGGTCGAGCTGACGCCCGGCGCCGGCTCGCCCTGCAGTTCGGAGGCCGCATAGAGATTGTAGCGCGCGACGCGGTCGGGGCCCGAGACGTCCTTGAACTCGACCACGCTGCCCAGCATCACCATGTCGCCGGAGGCGTTGCGCGTGCGCAGCCGCGCGAGGTCGCTTGGCTCTTTCCGGAACGGGAAGTCTGCCTGCGCCGTGACGTGATAGGTGCGGCCGAACAGGTTGAAGTCGTTGACATAGGTCGATCCGAAATAGGTCTGGATCGTGTCGTTGACGTTGGCGATGGGAACGCCGAGCTTCTGCGCCTTGGTGCGGTCGATGTCGACGAAGAGTTGCGGCGTATTCGCCGTGAACGGCGAGAACACCGTGGGGCCGAGCAGCGACGGCGATTTGCGCGCAGCGGCGACAAGCTCGTCGGTGGCTGCGGCGAGCAGCTCCGGCCCGCGGCCCTGGCGGTCCTGGATGCGGATGGTGAAGCCGCCGCCGGTGCCGATGCCGGGGACGGCCGGCGGCGGAATGACGATGATGAACGCGCCCTGGAGCGCGGCGAGCCGCTTGCGCAGCTCGGCCGTGATGGCGTTCGCCGTCAGCCCCTTCTTCAGGCGCACCTCGGGTTCATCGAACACCGGAAACAGCGCCGCTGCGTTGCCCTGCTGCGTGCGCGTCGCACCCGAGAAGCCGGCGAAGACGGCAACTCGGATGATGCCCGGGGTATCCAGCGCGATCCGCTCGATCTCGCGCACGATCTCGGTGGTGCGCGCCAGCGACGCCGCGCCGGGCAATTGCACGGAGACGATGACGTAGCCGCGATCCTGCGCGGGGATGAAGCCCTGCGGCGTGGTCCCGATCAGCCAGCCGGCGCTGCCGATCAGCACGACGTAGATCAGCAACATCACCACCGAGTGCCGGATCACGAAATTCGCAAGACCCGCATAGCCATGCGACAGCCGGTCGAACACGCGGTTGAAGACGCCGGTGAAGGCATTCCATCCGCGCGCGATGACGTTCCAGGCCGCCGGCGGCCGCTTCTCCTCGTGCGGCGTGAGGATCAGCGAGGCCAGCGCCGGCGACAGCGTCAGCGAGCAGAAGCAGGAGATCGCGGTCGCAACCGCGATGGTGACGGCGAATTGCTGGAAGAATTGCCCGGAAATGCCGCCAAGGAACGCCGTCGGCACGAACACGGCACATAGCACCAGCGCGATCGAGACCAGCGCGCCGCCGACCTCCTCCATGGTTTTCAGCGCGGCATCGCGCCGACTGAGGCCATGCTCGAGATGCCGCTCGACATTCTCGACCACCACAATGGCGTCGTCGACGACGATACCGACGGCGAGCACGAGGCCGAAAAGCGTGAGATTGTTGATGGAGAAGCCGAGCGCCGCCATCACCGCAAAGGTGCCGACCAGCGAGACCGGAATCGCGATGATCGGGATGATCGCCGGGCGCCAGCCCTGCAGGAACACGAGCACCACGACGACCACAAGCAGCATGGCCTCGTAGATGGTCTTGATCAGCTCGTGGACGGATTGCGCGATGAACTCGGTCGGATTGTAGCCGATATTGTAGTCGAGGCCTTTCGGAAAACTCTCCTTCAGCTTGACCATGGTGTCGGAGATGCTTTTCGCGGTCGCCAGCGCGTTCGACCCGGGCCGCTGCGTCACCAGCATGCCGACGGCCGATTTGCGCAACAGGAAGCTGTTGGTGGAGTAGGAGAGCGCACCGAGCTCGATGCGGGCGACATCGCGTAGACGCACGGTTCGGCCGTCCGAGCCGGCCTTGATCAGGATATCCTCGAACTGTCTCTGATCCTTCAGGCGTCCGGTGAACACGAGATTCGGCTGGAACGCGCGGTCGGTGATCGGCGGCTCGGCAACCTGGCCGCCTGCGATCTGGATGTTCTGCGCGCGGATCGCCGCGATCACCTCGGTCGAGGTCAGGCCGAGATTGGCGATGCGGTCGGGGTCAAGCCACAACCTCATGGAGTAGTCGCGCGCGCCGAAGATCTGGATGTCGCCGACGCCGTCGAGGCGCAGCAGCTGGTCGCGGACCTGGAGCAGCGCGTAGTTGGAGATGTAGAGCTGGTCGAACGTGTCGTCCGGCGACAGCATGAACACGACCATCAGGATGTCGGGCGAGTTCTTGCGCGTCGTGACGCCGTTGCGCTGGACTTCCTCAGGAAGCCGCGGCTGCGCGATCGCGACGCGGTTCTGCACCAGCACCTGGGCCTTGTCGAGGTCGGTGCCGAGCTTGAAGGTGACGGTGATGGTGAGCTGGCCGTTGGAGGTCGCCTGGCTGTAGAGATACAGCATGTCCTCGACGCCGTTGATCTCCTGCTCGATGGGGGCCGCGACCGTGTCGGACACGGTCTGCGCGGAGGCGCCGGGATATTGCGTGGTGACGACGACGGTCGGCGGCACCACTTGCGGATATTCGGAGACCGGCAGCGTGGTGTAGGCGATCGCGCCGACGATCAGCAGCACGATCGACAGCACCATCGCGAGGATGGGCTGGTTGATGGAGAGACGGCCAAGATTCATGACTTGCCACCGGCCGGCGCTTGAGCAGTCTGCGGGGCGACCTTGGCGCCGACGCGG
The genomic region above belongs to Bradyrhizobium arachidis and contains:
- a CDS encoding MFS transporter, with translation MSAQGMPSAAGTTAGTSKETPKGAWTVTFLLFLFMLVNFADKIVVGLAGVPIMTDMKLSAEQFGLLGSSFFFLFSISAIVVGFIVNKVPTRWVLLTLAVIWALAQFPMVGTVSFTTLLICRIVLGAGEGPAFSVAAHAIYKWFPDEKRTLPTAILSQGSAFGVILAVPALNWVIVNHSWHYAFGALGVVGLIWVAAWLALGKEGPLESTQVSAATEPAIPYLQLLTSRTFIGCVAATFGAYWALSLGLTWFTPFIVKGLGFSQSQAGFISILPWVFGATIVILTGWISQVMMARGYNTRIARGVLGAVPLVIGGLILAMMPHVQGASFQIVLLVVGTGLCGAIYVVCPPMLGEFTPVSQRGAILAIYGALYTLSGIIAPNVMGTVIQHAGSMLDGYMTGFSINAAVMVGSGLLGLLLLWPNTEKARLTGGAAAQPAPLKGAVSPT
- a CDS encoding ABC transporter ATP-binding protein, which gives rise to MLTIRNLSKTFASAGEPVHVLRGVDLDLRAGERVALTGESGSGKSTLLHLIAGLDAADGGSIRLEDIEVTKLSDAGRAELRRDRIGLVFQQFNLIPSLSVADNLAFQARIAGRHDAAWTKELVERLGLGQLLRRYPEQLSGGQQQRVAIGRALATKPSLLLADEPTGNLDEDTADDVLALTRDLVARTGCGFLMVTHSLHLAGTLDRHVTLHAGRIA
- a CDS encoding FtsX-like permease family protein, whose amino-acid sequence is MRRALWVLAVLLSHWRRHKMQFATLLIGLIAATALWSGVQAINQQARNAYDRAAATFGGVRTAMLVAPNAATFSQDLFVKLRRAGWPVSPVLEGRVQVNGRSVRLLGIEPVTLPTDVGNAPRPGASDLSGFVAPPGQTLVARETLSDLQEQEGAAPPISSGAKLPPLRVLPQLVPDVLVVDIGVAQRLLNKPDQVSRLLIGKPKGKPAPLQDVVGDQLQRVEPNAETELERLTDSFHLNLTAFGLLSFFVGLFIVNSAVGLAFEQRLPMLRTLRACGASARLVNTVLVIELVALALVAGLIGLVCGYFIAAALLPDVAASLRGLYGAQIPGQLTLRPEWWLAGIGISIAGALVAAATSLIKAIRMPVLATAQPRAWQQRQRRWLILQSLAAGAVFAVALLLLHYGVSLIAGFGVLAALMLGAALILPAFLEIILLAGQRTAQGPLSLWFWADSRQQLSGLSLALMALLLALAVNVGVSTMVETFSRTFIGWLNGRLAADVYISAADNSQGVAIRNWLKERSDVQAILSGGRAETQVQGQPVELFGLPDHPLYRERWPLLETAPRAWTQLVPGNAAFISEQLSRRLNVRVGDVIEVPAPGGTWELDIVGIYADYGNPKGQLAVNVAALIRHFPQTPQTRIGLIVAKDNIAGLIAALQKQFALDDRSVADQATVKAESIRIFNRTFAVTSALNAFTLGVAGIALLTSLLTLANSRLPQLAPLWAVGITRPRLAAIELTKTLSVALFTSLLAVPLGLLVAWCLIAIVNVKAFGWRLPFHVFPLQLVELVAVALLASLLAALLPMVRLARMQPASLVKVFANER
- a CDS encoding lipocalin-like domain-containing protein encodes the protein MSADRISRRAFAGGLAALALARRASAQGYAGLGETADGFAKVTPGKAFAFPADHGPHPEFRIEWWYLTANLIDSSGAACGLQWTLFRQAARPGPQGEGWANQQIWMAHAAVTRAGTHRFSEVFSRGGIGQADVTDKPFAAWIDDWEMKGFEKTGDHILAPLTLKASGTDFSYALTLEADRPVVLQGDHGYSRKSERGQASYYYSQPFYRARGTLTIDDKPVDVSGQAWMDREWSSQPLDADQTGWDWLSLHLASGDKLMLYRLRQKDGKDYPFGNWISAAGDTQMIAGNDIQMSPKATAEVAGRKLPVEWQIAIPSRSFSILCKPLNPKAWMGTGFSYWEGPISFAGTHDGVGYLELTGY
- a CDS encoding MAPEG family protein, which encodes MYHLTALVTLLAIAFYFFTCINVSRSRTQTGVKVPAMSGHPDFERAFRIQMNTLEWMPIFLPALWLFAIYIGDAVAAGIGAVWIIGRIVYFIGYSQAAAKRGPGFAIQALAAIALWAGALGAVVLRMV
- a CDS encoding ABC transporter substrate-binding protein, giving the protein MKSSLLAAVAMSALLLAAPASAQGVKIGILNDQSGVYADYGGKWSVEAAKMAIEDFGGEVLGQKIELVTADHQNKPDLATSIARRWYDVENVDMITELTTSSVALAVHELSKEKKKVDIVVGAATSRLTGDACQPYGFHWAYDTRALGVGTGGALTKAGGDTWFFLTADYAFGYALEKDTSEIVTANGGKVVGSVRVPLNSSDFSSFLLQAQSSKAKIVGLANAGLDTTNSIKQAAEFGIVSGGQKLAGLLMTLAEVNGLGLQAAQGLVLTEGYYWDLNDKTRNLGERFLKRTGRMPSMIHAGTYSATLSYLKAVKAAGTKDPEAVSKKLKELPVNDDFAQGGKVLENGRMVHDMYLFEVKKPSESKKPWDYYKLLATVPGDKAFFSAKDSGCPLTK
- a CDS encoding efflux RND transporter permease subunit, which gives rise to MNLGRLSINQPILAMVLSIVLLIVGAIAYTTLPVSEYPQVVPPTVVVTTQYPGASAQTVSDTVAAPIEQEINGVEDMLYLYSQATSNGQLTITVTFKLGTDLDKAQVLVQNRVAIAQPRLPEEVQRNGVTTRKNSPDILMVVFMLSPDDTFDQLYISNYALLQVRDQLLRLDGVGDIQIFGARDYSMRLWLDPDRIANLGLTSTEVIAAIRAQNIQIAGGQVAEPPITDRAFQPNLVFTGRLKDQRQFEDILIKAGSDGRTVRLRDVARIELGALSYSTNSFLLRKSAVGMLVTQRPGSNALATAKSISDTMVKLKESFPKGLDYNIGYNPTEFIAQSVHELIKTIYEAMLLVVVVVLVFLQGWRPAIIPIIAIPVSLVGTFAVMAALGFSINNLTLFGLVLAVGIVVDDAIVVVENVERHLEHGLSRRDAALKTMEEVGGALVSIALVLCAVFVPTAFLGGISGQFFQQFAVTIAVATAISCFCSLTLSPALASLILTPHEEKRPPAAWNVIARGWNAFTGVFNRVFDRLSHGYAGLANFVIRHSVVMLLIYVVLIGSAGWLIGTTPQGFIPAQDRGYVIVSVQLPGAASLARTTEIVREIERIALDTPGIIRVAVFAGFSGATRTQQGNAAALFPVFDEPEVRLKKGLTANAITAELRKRLAALQGAFIIVIPPPAVPGIGTGGGFTIRIQDRQGRGPELLAAATDELVAAARKSPSLLGPTVFSPFTANTPQLFVDIDRTKAQKLGVPIANVNDTIQTYFGSTYVNDFNLFGRTYHVTAQADFPFRKEPSDLARLRTRNASGDMVMLGSVVEFKDVSGPDRVARYNLYAASELQGEPAPGVSSTTALNTIKKLADDILPSGFTFEWTDLSYQQITGGNAGLYVFPICVLFVYLVLAAQYGSWTLPFAVILIVPMCLLAATIGVRIMGQDVNVLTQIGFVVLVGLAAKNAILIVEFARDIENEGKPRLEAVIEACRLRLRPILMTSFAFILGVLPLVISSGSGSEMRQAVGVAVFFGMIGVTLFGLLFTPIFYVVVRNLAEGRRDKKPEVAA